The Flavobacterium piscisymbiosum genome includes a region encoding these proteins:
- a CDS encoding sugar kinase: MKKVVTFGEILARLTPPGFKKISQTNQLEIYYGGTETNVSVSLSILGCKAVHVSRVSDDFLGKAAICNLKSNGVDTSFVQKGEEPLGLYFAEPGAVVRSGVIAYNRNHSAFRALKPNSIPWVSILKDADWFHWTGITPAHSENNFLALKEGLMVAKEMGVTVSCDPAYRAGLWKYGRKAGEALKELVALSDVFIGGSEEFNELLGTDFSFSDEDFKDGSKALMAQFPRLKKVYDKTRTGKNASWHKIEARMWNGKDMFSCEPIEITHIVDRIGTGDAFAAGAIFGELHNFSEEDSVAFANAACAIKHTIEGDANLADFNEINQIAEGNTSGRLIR; encoded by the coding sequence ATGAAGAAAGTAGTCACTTTTGGTGAAATACTAGCCAGGTTGACACCTCCGGGATTTAAAAAAATATCCCAGACCAATCAGCTTGAAATTTATTATGGAGGGACCGAGACAAATGTTTCGGTTTCCCTTTCCATTTTAGGTTGCAAAGCTGTTCACGTTAGCCGGGTTTCAGATGATTTCTTAGGCAAAGCTGCTATTTGCAATCTAAAAAGTAATGGAGTCGATACTTCTTTTGTACAAAAAGGGGAAGAACCTTTGGGCTTATATTTTGCAGAACCTGGAGCTGTTGTTCGTTCGGGTGTCATTGCTTACAACCGAAATCATTCGGCTTTCAGAGCATTAAAACCAAATTCAATTCCGTGGGTTTCAATCTTAAAAGATGCCGACTGGTTTCACTGGACAGGAATTACACCTGCTCATTCTGAAAATAATTTTCTGGCTTTAAAAGAAGGTTTGATGGTTGCCAAAGAAATGGGAGTAACCGTTTCTTGTGATCCTGCATACCGGGCCGGACTTTGGAAATATGGAAGAAAAGCTGGTGAAGCCTTAAAAGAATTAGTAGCTCTTTCAGATGTTTTTATCGGAGGATCTGAAGAATTCAATGAACTTTTAGGCACTGATTTTTCGTTTTCTGATGAAGATTTTAAAGACGGAAGCAAGGCATTGATGGCACAATTTCCCAGGCTGAAAAAGGTTTATGACAAGACAAGAACCGGAAAGAATGCGTCGTGGCACAAAATCGAAGCCCGAATGTGGAATGGTAAAGATATGTTTTCCTGCGAACCGATTGAAATAACCCACATCGTAGACCGAATAGGGACAGGAGATGCGTTTGCAGCCGGAGCGATTTTTGGAGAACTCCATAATTTTTCTGAAGAAGATTCGGTGGCTTTTGCCAATGCAGCTTGTGCCATAAAACATACGATCGAAGGTGACGCCAATTTGGCCGACTTTAACGAAATAAACCAAATTGCGGAAGGAAATACTTCCGGTAGATTAATACGATAA
- a CDS encoding cupin domain-containing protein — MNIKTEAFYVENENPWETVSQGVKRQITGYDVSIMMVKVSFETGGIGPIHQHYHSQTSYVVSGKFEVTINNEKKILQTGDAFYIEPNILHGAICLEAGMLIDVFSPIREDFLP; from the coding sequence ATGAATATTAAAACAGAAGCATTTTATGTAGAAAACGAAAATCCCTGGGAAACAGTTTCTCAAGGTGTAAAAAGACAAATTACAGGTTATGATGTCAGTATTATGATGGTAAAAGTATCCTTTGAAACAGGAGGAATCGGTCCCATTCACCAGCATTATCATTCGCAGACTTCTTATGTAGTTTCAGGAAAATTTGAAGTGACAATTAATAACGAAAAGAAAATTCTTCAAACAGGAGACGCTTTTTACATTGAGCCCAATATTCTTCACGGAGCAATTTGTCTCGAAGCCGGAATGTTAATAGATGTTTTCAGCCCCATCAGAGAAGATTTTTTACCGTAA
- a CDS encoding IPT/TIG domain-containing protein — MRSTILKNIYKSICFVLVAAVFACDANVEVDQTFEEILAAQPTVASFAPASAPIQSLVTITGTNLNFVTHAYIGDVAAEIYSRENQHTLIIKVPASATGGTIRLTTDSNKEASSAESLTIIYPVPEIKSDIPVMSAVNEVITITGKNLQVVTRVTFGTVDGIIEHQDDRTLIVKTPNTGPSPLTLKYSYNTVSGEVSVPLNDNYTIDIPTPEVSGFPKAVLKNTQVVIGGTDMNLVTAISFGGTAIATFDVTPTSVSFAPPVNLPTGFYVINLIYGGGLVVSSPQVAYINRDVQTYFNFETQGIEVITAGQAAQITANQLNGTVEQPPFPSSTSYHHLKMKSPTDNGSSIAYMRFSLATNTTWKTAFDNGAFNNNPVLHFWLNTNNTTPTLRLYATAAASKKLVHYNTNGKWVLVAVRLRDMFPTVTASDFAGGNYMRMNYLTDNQANIPLEVNTDWYIITDEVLTGVGAVDLTSSFN; from the coding sequence ATGAGAAGTACAATACTTAAAAATATTTACAAATCAATCTGTTTTGTTCTTGTAGCTGCAGTTTTTGCCTGCGATGCTAATGTAGAAGTAGATCAGACTTTTGAAGAAATATTGGCAGCACAACCAACAGTGGCATCATTTGCCCCAGCGTCTGCACCCATCCAAAGCCTGGTAACCATTACTGGAACAAACTTAAATTTCGTAACTCACGCTTACATTGGTGACGTCGCAGCTGAAATTTATTCTCGTGAAAACCAGCATACTTTAATCATAAAAGTACCAGCCAGTGCAACAGGTGGTACTATCAGATTGACAACAGATTCTAATAAGGAAGCTTCATCAGCAGAGAGTTTGACAATCATTTACCCGGTTCCGGAAATTAAATCTGATATTCCGGTAATGTCGGCGGTAAATGAAGTTATTACGATTACGGGAAAAAATCTTCAAGTGGTAACAAGAGTAACTTTTGGAACCGTTGACGGAATTATCGAACACCAGGATGACCGAACTCTAATTGTGAAAACGCCAAACACAGGACCAAGCCCATTGACTTTAAAGTACAGCTACAACACAGTTTCGGGCGAAGTTTCGGTTCCTTTAAACGACAATTATACCATCGATATTCCAACTCCGGAAGTTTCCGGTTTCCCAAAAGCAGTCTTAAAAAACACGCAAGTGGTTATTGGAGGAACAGATATGAATTTAGTTACGGCAATTAGTTTTGGCGGAACTGCAATTGCAACTTTTGACGTAACCCCAACCAGCGTTTCATTCGCACCGCCGGTAAATTTGCCAACCGGGTTTTATGTAATCAATTTGATTTATGGGGGCGGACTAGTAGTTTCAAGTCCGCAAGTGGCATACATCAATCGTGATGTTCAGACGTATTTTAACTTTGAAACACAAGGAATAGAGGTAATTACTGCGGGTCAGGCTGCACAAATTACGGCTAACCAACTTAACGGAACAGTAGAGCAGCCTCCGTTTCCAAGCAGTACAAGTTACCATCACTTAAAAATGAAGTCTCCAACAGATAATGGAAGCAGTATCGCATACATGAGATTCTCTCTTGCCACAAACACCACTTGGAAAACAGCATTTGACAACGGTGCTTTTAATAACAATCCGGTATTGCATTTTTGGTTGAATACAAACAATACTACGCCAACATTACGCTTGTACGCAACTGCTGCAGCAAGCAAAAAACTGGTTCATTATAATACAAATGGAAAATGGGTTTTAGTAGCTGTTCGTTTAAGAGATATGTTTCCAACGGTTACAGCTTCTGATTTCGCAGGCGGAAACTACATGAGAATGAATTACCTGACAGATAATCAAGCCAATATTCCTTTAGAAGTGAACACAGATTGGTACATCATCACTGATGAAGTTTTGACAGGAGTTGGAGCAGTCGATTTGACAAGCTCTTTTAATTAA
- a CDS encoding alginate lyase family protein, with protein MKIKTIKAIGLTVLFLVLSDTAFAQQYEPLLLLSKSEAKNISQHLGDYKILEKSFSKVKKDADKALENKIEVPIPVDNGGGYTHEKHKKNYRELYYAGLAFQVTGEKKYAKFVEELLLEYARIYPGLPLHPKRKAEQNSGKLFWQGLNDCVWLVHGIQAYDLVKESIDAKNREIIERDVFRSMVAFLSESEGGKDTFNKIHNHGTWSVAGVGMTGYVLGDKDMVERALTGSAKDKKTGFLKQIDMLFSPDGYYSEGPYYQRYALQPFMVFAEAINRNQPELKIFEYRKQLLKKALNTVLQLTDAKGYFFPINDALKEKNYMTEELVFATNIVFENYNDASVLPVIQQQNEVSITGPGLKSAEAVNGMKKQEFVKKPLIITDGPEGTSGGLALFRMHTKKKDEQLTAVFKFASQGMGHGHFDRLGILLFNNDKEILQDYGAARFLNVESKSGGRYLDENKTWAQTSVAHNTVIIDEKSHFDGDWKEAEKQVPKTIFSDISSPEKIQIASALEVNAYPGVEMQRTVALIGADTPFIVDIFSLKSKENHQYDLNFMFSGHIMETDFKYEPALTTLSPLGKNNGYQHLWKLAEAKGNQGISKFTWLNDSRFYTISTLTDDTNSLVLTRLGANDPNFNLRNESGYMVRTKDKKNYTFVSIIEPHGSFDPKLESVQDPHSKVESIQILKQDDNYTAVLVTFKNKKSYTLAFSNKEAKPDSKHKVSINGKNMEWKGNYILITN; from the coding sequence ATGAAAATTAAAACCATAAAAGCAATAGGGCTTACAGTACTTTTTTTAGTGCTTTCAGATACTGCTTTTGCCCAACAATATGAGCCTCTGTTACTTTTGTCAAAATCTGAAGCAAAGAATATCAGTCAGCATTTAGGTGACTATAAAATTTTAGAAAAATCTTTTTCAAAAGTAAAAAAGGATGCTGATAAAGCATTGGAAAATAAAATTGAAGTACCAATTCCTGTAGATAATGGTGGTGGTTACACGCACGAAAAACACAAAAAAAATTACAGAGAATTGTATTATGCAGGATTGGCTTTTCAAGTTACCGGCGAAAAAAAATATGCCAAATTCGTTGAAGAATTGCTTTTGGAATATGCCAGGATTTATCCAGGTCTGCCCCTGCATCCAAAGAGAAAAGCAGAGCAGAATTCCGGAAAATTATTCTGGCAGGGGCTGAACGATTGCGTTTGGCTGGTACATGGAATCCAGGCGTATGATTTGGTTAAAGAAAGCATCGATGCAAAAAATCGTGAAATTATAGAAAGAGATGTTTTTAGAAGTATGGTTGCCTTTTTAAGCGAAAGCGAAGGCGGTAAGGATACCTTCAATAAAATCCACAATCATGGAACCTGGTCTGTAGCCGGAGTGGGAATGACAGGTTATGTATTAGGTGATAAAGATATGGTGGAACGTGCATTGACCGGTTCGGCAAAAGACAAAAAAACAGGATTTCTGAAACAAATTGATATGCTTTTTTCGCCTGACGGATATTATTCTGAAGGACCATATTATCAACGATATGCATTGCAGCCGTTTATGGTTTTTGCAGAAGCCATCAATAGAAATCAGCCGGAGCTAAAGATTTTTGAATATAGAAAGCAATTGCTTAAAAAAGCATTAAACACGGTTTTGCAATTGACGGATGCCAAGGGTTATTTCTTCCCGATAAATGATGCTTTGAAGGAGAAAAATTATATGACAGAAGAATTGGTTTTTGCCACAAATATTGTCTTTGAAAATTATAACGATGCTTCGGTTTTGCCGGTTATTCAACAGCAAAATGAAGTTTCAATTACAGGACCGGGTTTAAAATCTGCAGAAGCTGTAAATGGAATGAAGAAGCAGGAATTCGTAAAAAAACCGTTGATTATTACAGACGGGCCAGAAGGAACATCAGGTGGTTTGGCGCTTTTCAGAATGCATACGAAGAAAAAAGACGAACAGTTGACAGCAGTTTTCAAATTTGCTTCGCAAGGTATGGGACATGGGCATTTTGATCGTTTGGGAATACTGCTTTTCAATAATGACAAAGAGATTTTGCAAGATTACGGCGCGGCTCGTTTCTTAAATGTAGAATCAAAAAGCGGTGGAAGATATTTGGATGAAAATAAGACCTGGGCACAAACTTCAGTTGCACATAATACGGTAATTATTGATGAAAAATCACATTTCGATGGAGATTGGAAAGAAGCTGAAAAACAAGTACCAAAAACAATTTTCTCTGATATTTCGTCTCCGGAAAAAATACAGATTGCAAGTGCTTTGGAAGTAAATGCATATCCTGGCGTTGAAATGCAAAGAACAGTTGCTTTGATTGGAGCTGATACGCCTTTTATAGTCGATATCTTTTCTTTAAAATCAAAAGAAAACCATCAATACGACTTGAACTTTATGTTCAGCGGTCACATTATGGAAACCGATTTTAAATACGAACCAGCCTTGACAACGCTTTCTCCATTAGGAAAAAATAACGGTTACCAGCATTTATGGAAGTTGGCAGAAGCCAAGGGAAATCAAGGGATTTCAAAATTTACCTGGTTAAATGACAGCCGTTTTTACACGATTTCAACTTTGACAGATGATACAAATAGTCTGGTTTTAACAAGACTTGGAGCAAATGATCCAAATTTCAACTTGAGAAATGAATCGGGTTATATGGTAAGAACGAAAGACAAGAAAAATTACACATTTGTCAGTATTATTGAGCCTCACGGAAGCTTTGACCCAAAACTAGAGTCGGTTCAGGACCCGCATTCAAAAGTAGAAAGTATTCAAATTTTGAAACAAGATGATAATTATACAGCAGTTTTGGTGACTTTCAAAAATAAGAAATCATACACGTTGGCATTTTCAAATAAAGAAGCAAAACCCGATTCAAAACATAAGGTTTCCATTAACGGAAAAAATATGGAGTGGAAAGGAAATTACATATTAATTACAAATTAG
- a CDS encoding SDR family NAD(P)-dependent oxidoreductase, producing MKLKGKTAVVTGGARDIGREVAIKLAKEGANVVVNYYLNQEDGDTTLKLIEEAGGKAIIVQGDMTKQEDIDTLVSESKKAFGEEVHVLVNVAGGLIARKTIEEMDVDFFDVMINVNFKSVFLVTKAFKPLMKSGASIINFASQAGRDGGGPGAALYASAKGAVMTYTRGLAKEFGPQGIRVNALCPGMIATAFHDTFTKPEVRTNVANGTPLRREGKASEVADLVAYLASDESSFLTGNNIDINGGLAFS from the coding sequence ATGAAATTAAAAGGAAAAACAGCCGTAGTAACAGGCGGAGCAAGAGATATTGGAAGAGAAGTCGCTATCAAATTAGCTAAAGAAGGTGCCAATGTTGTCGTAAATTATTATTTAAACCAAGAAGATGGGGACACGACTTTGAAATTAATAGAGGAAGCCGGCGGAAAAGCCATTATCGTGCAAGGTGATATGACAAAACAGGAAGATATCGATACCCTGGTAAGCGAATCTAAAAAAGCTTTTGGTGAAGAGGTACACGTTTTAGTAAACGTTGCCGGAGGCCTGATCGCTCGTAAAACAATTGAAGAAATGGACGTAGATTTCTTTGATGTGATGATTAATGTGAATTTTAAATCTGTTTTCCTGGTAACAAAAGCATTCAAGCCATTGATGAAATCAGGTGCTTCAATCATCAACTTCGCTTCTCAGGCGGGTCGTGACGGTGGTGGTCCGGGTGCTGCACTTTATGCTTCTGCAAAAGGTGCTGTGATGACTTATACAAGAGGCTTGGCAAAAGAATTTGGTCCTCAGGGGATCCGTGTAAATGCGCTTTGCCCAGGGATGATTGCAACAGCTTTCCATGATACTTTTACAAAACCGGAAGTTCGTACAAACGTGGCAAACGGAACACCTTTGAGAAGAGAAGGAAAAGCATCTGAAGTAGCTGATTTAGTAGCTTACCTGGCTTCTGACGAATCTTCTTTCCTGACAGGGAACAACATTGATATCAACGGTGGTTTGGCATTTAGTTAA
- a CDS encoding MFS transporter: MKVKGLRWWIITLIGIATIINYIDRSALSIMWPAISKDLQMDEKDYAFVLNCFMIAYAVGQSLSGKLFDKIGTRLGFVIAIGVWSLSSLLHFAAKGVMSLTLVRVTLGISEAGNWPGAVKSNSEWFPLKERAIAQGIFNAGASIGNVIAPLFIAYMFAGYGWKTTFVVIGAMGLIWIIPWLIVYKKLPKDHPWITEEERRLILDGKAATSTVEEDQVKGKSISEILSFKESWGVIACRFFMEPIWWLFVGWMPLYLQKTYGFDVKQIGLFAWVPYVGAAIGSLAGGWCSGMIIAKTQSVDKGRKIAIIIGGVIMFLGLLATIFYGDTPLKFVVIVSFVLFGFQFAIGNIQTLPSDLMDKKSVGTLAGLGGSIGVVSVILMNFMIPVITQTSYTPAFIIIAAFVPLGVVSVFALIRKIQPVK, from the coding sequence ATGAAAGTAAAAGGATTAAGATGGTGGATCATTACCTTGATTGGTATTGCAACAATCATCAATTACATCGACCGTTCTGCATTATCGATTATGTGGCCGGCTATAAGCAAGGATTTGCAAATGGATGAAAAAGATTATGCTTTTGTACTCAATTGCTTCATGATCGCTTATGCCGTGGGACAATCTTTATCGGGCAAGCTTTTTGACAAAATTGGTACGCGTCTTGGGTTTGTAATTGCCATCGGAGTCTGGTCGCTTTCTTCGTTACTTCATTTTGCTGCAAAAGGTGTAATGTCATTAACATTAGTAAGGGTGACACTCGGAATTTCTGAAGCCGGCAACTGGCCAGGCGCCGTAAAAAGTAACTCTGAATGGTTTCCTTTAAAAGAAAGGGCAATTGCACAAGGAATTTTTAATGCAGGAGCTTCTATTGGAAATGTAATTGCACCACTTTTTATCGCTTACATGTTTGCAGGTTATGGATGGAAAACAACCTTTGTCGTTATTGGTGCTATGGGATTAATCTGGATTATTCCGTGGTTAATTGTTTATAAAAAACTTCCAAAAGACCATCCCTGGATTACTGAAGAGGAGAGAAGATTAATCTTAGACGGAAAAGCAGCAACATCAACAGTAGAAGAAGATCAAGTAAAAGGTAAATCAATATCAGAAATACTCTCTTTTAAAGAAAGTTGGGGCGTCATTGCCTGTCGCTTTTTTATGGAACCAATATGGTGGCTTTTTGTGGGTTGGATGCCTTTATATCTTCAAAAAACGTATGGTTTTGATGTAAAGCAAATAGGTCTTTTTGCCTGGGTTCCTTATGTTGGAGCAGCAATAGGAAGTTTAGCAGGCGGATGGTGTTCCGGAATGATTATAGCCAAAACACAATCGGTTGACAAAGGACGAAAAATTGCCATTATCATTGGCGGAGTCATTATGTTTTTAGGATTATTGGCCACCATATTTTACGGAGACACACCACTGAAATTCGTGGTAATCGTTTCTTTCGTATTGTTTGGATTTCAGTTTGCGATTGGAAATATTCAAACATTACCCAGCGACTTGATGGATAAAAAATCAGTGGGAACATTGGCCGGTTTAGGAGGTTCAATAGGAGTTGTTTCTGTTATTTTAATGAATTTTATGATCCCCGTAATCACCCAGACATCCTATACTCCGGCATTTATTATCATTGCCGCCTTTGTGCCGCTGGGAGTCGTTTCAGTCTTCGCATTAATCAGGAAAATACAGCCAGTAAAATAG